Proteins found in one Fusarium keratoplasticum isolate Fu6.1 chromosome 12, whole genome shotgun sequence genomic segment:
- a CDS encoding Na-H-Exchanger domain-containing protein, with translation MTHNIWTIPLQLTNFNLVVAVLGGFISLFGLVSYLLKENYYLSEALIALLAGVAFGPNGANFIRPNDYAQCEHHGVTESDCSDNLHSITLNFSRLVLGVQLVLAGVQLPSKYLWKEWKAVFLLVGPGMTAMWLATSVLVWGFTGRLSFLHALAVGACVTPTDPVLSAVIVKGKFADHNIPKDLQNLIVAESGTNDGLGYPFLFFALYLIKYVGSGATSGGAGDAMGLWFAFTWGYTIILSIIYGAVVGWVAKEMLHWAEERNYVDRESFLVFAISLALFVLGTCGLIGTDDVLACFIAGNTFTWDDWFRLETKDDSLQPTIDMLLNVTIFLWYGAVIPWELFNENSVMPIWKLVVLGILVLILRRLPWVFAMHKWIPQIEEAKQAVFVGFFGPIGVSAIFYLFISLEFIQEHLSDGEDKPREDVQKLGETIRIVVWFLAVCSVVVHGLSIPLGKLGYLAPRTLSRVVSENMSDDARVVERRRKVPLIGSWLAGLSKGEPEPRPIRGPIVIASARPIRATPANRIDVSGTSTPRRDREIRFPDEIP, from the exons ATGACGCACAATATCTGGACGATTCCGCTCCAACTGACAAACTTCAACCTCGTCGTTGCCGTCCTCGGCGGCTTTATATCTCTGTTTGGGTTGGTGTCGTATCTGCTAAAGGAGAATTACTACCTCTCAGAGGCCC TCATTGCGCTCTTGGCAGGCGTCGCTTTTGGACCGAATGGTGCCAATTTTATTCGTCCGAACGATTATGCGCAGTGCGAGCACCATGGTGTGACAGAGAGCGATTGTTCCGATAACCTCCATTCCATCACGCTCAACTTTTCTCGCCTTGTTCTAGGCGTGCAGCTGGTCCTCGCGGGCGTGCAACTTCCGAGTAAATATCTCTGGAAAGAATGGAAGGCCGTCTTTTTGCTTGTTGGCCCTGGAATGACGGCAATGTGGCTGGCCACGAGCGTGCTTGTCTGGGGCTTCACTGGGCGACTTAGCTTTTTGCATGCACTCGCTGTGGGAGCTTGTGTGACGCCTACGGATCCTGTCCTTTCCGCTGTCATTGTCAAGGGAAAATTTGCCGATCACAACATTCCCAAAGACCTGCAGAATCTCATTGTCGCCGAGTCGGGAACGAACGACGGCCTCGGTTATCcgttcctcttcttcgccctgTACCTCATCAAGTACGTGGGCTCGGGAGCTACATCCGGAGGTGCCGGAGATGCCATGGGTCTTTGGTTCGCTTTTACCTGGGGATACACCATCATTCTGAGCATCATCTACGGTGCTGTTGTTGGATGGGTTGCCAAAGAGATGCTTCACTGGGCTGAGGAGCGCAATTACGTCGATCGAGAGAGCTTCCTCGTTTTTGCCATCTCCCTTGCCCTTTTTGTTCTGGGCACGTGCGGATTGATTGGAACCGACGACGTTCTTGCTTGCTTCATCGCAGGTAACACATTTACCTGGGATGATTGGTTCCGCCTCGAAACGAAAGATGATTCCCTGCAGCCGACCATCGACATGCTTCTCAACGTCACCATCTTCCTGTGGTACGGCGCAGTCATCCCCTGGGAACTTTTCAACGAGAACTCAGTCATGCCAATCTGGAAGCTTGTGGTTCTaggcatcctcgtcctcatcttgcGAAGGCTTCCCTGGGTGTTTGCTATGCACAAGTGGATTCCTCAGATCGAAGAGGCTAAGCAAGCTGTTTTTGTTGGCTTCTTTGGTCCCATTGGTGTTTCAGCCATCTTTTACTTGTTCATCAGCTTGGAGTTTATTCAGGAGCACCTAAGCGATGGGGAAGACAAGCCTCGTGAGGATGTTCAGAAGTTGGGAGAGACAATTCGGATTGTTGTCTGGTTCCTTGCGGTTTGCAGTGTT GTCGTTCACGGACTTAGCATCCCGCTCGGAAAACTAGGATACCTCGCCCCTCGCACCCTCAGCCGCGTCGTCAGTGAGAACATGAGCGACGACGCACGCGTGGTGGAACGCCGCCGAAAGGTTCCCCTGATAGGATCATGGCTCGCTGGGCTCAGTAAAGGAGAGCCTGAGCCGAGACCTATTAGAGGTCCCATCGTTATTGCTAGTGCCCGTCCGATCCGGGCGACGCCAGCAAACCGTATCGACGTGTCGGGGACGAGCACTCCACGACGAGACCGAGAAATTCGATTCCCTGACGAGATTCCGTAA
- a CDS encoding NACHT domain-containing protein yields the protein MDKKEGLQREKDGNLSRPGALSARQPMSVDAELAPFGQYACRFWVDHLFSLNGVDWTKQEEALYGKWVLQFLESHLLDWLRNLSLQTKLRDGTISIKRLIQIFENRDSETLQLELLLKDTERFMMQFAPIIERAPFQIYAAALAFCPNNSIVRSTYWDRILPWAEKIRTTQDDWSSVLQVLEGHTSHVFSVAFSNDGKLIASAAMDGTVRLWDAETGRMRRVLKVAYGNPLCVAFSRHGNLVASSIGEPRGAAIEIWDRHTGNLVNSIKTSCDVIHAITCSPDSDVLAAANDKNSIQLWDLGTCSFLREIAYKGASSITSMTFYPDGSLVALTLGRIKTWVIEMGKSKCMIKPGVESDFHTDDQPWCCERMAQLDSFVLSVKGQVASQGPNHHSVHR from the exons atggacaagaaggagggtcTACAGAGGGAAAAGGACGGCAATCTCTCGCGACCAGGCGCACTATCTGCCCGACAGCCCATGAGTGTCGATGCCGAGCTTGCTCCATTCGGTCAATACGCTTGTCGTTTCTGGGTTGACCATCTTTTTAGCTTGAATGGAGTCGATTGGACAAAACAAGAAGAGGCACTTTACGGGAAATGGGTTCTGCAGTTCCTTGAGAGCCATCTTCTTGATTGGCTTAGGAACTTGTCTCTGCAGACTAAGCTCAGGGATGGTACCATATCCATCAAAAGACTCATCCAGATATTTGAG AATCGAGATTCTGAAACTCTTCAGCTGGAGCTACTTCTCAAAGATACTGAGAGATTCATGATGCAGTTTGCTCCCATCATCGAACGCGCTCCATTTCAGATTTACGCCGCGGCCCTAGCCTTCTGCCCAAATAACAGCATTGTGCGGTCGACGTATTGGGACCGGATATTGCCATGGGCAGAAAAGATCAGGACCACCCAGGATGATTGGAGTTCCGTGCTACAAGTTCTGGAGGGCCATACTAGCCATGTCTTTTCGGTCGCATTTTCCAACGATGGTAAACTGATCGCCTCGGCTGCAATGGATGGTACTGTTCGCCTATGGGATGCAGAAACAGGCAGAATGAGGAGGGTCCTAAAAGTTGCGTATGGAAATCCCCTCTGCGTGGCATTCTCCCGTCATGGCAACTTAGTCGCTTCTTCTATAGGGGAGCCTCGGGGTGCTGCGATAGAGATCTGGGATAGACACACAGGCAACCTGGtcaacagcatcaagacTAGCTGTGATGTCATACACGCTATTACCTGCTCTCCTGACAGCGATGTACTCGCCGCTGCCAACGATAAAAATTCGATCCAGCTCTGGGACCTTGGGACGTGTAGTTTCCTGAGGGAGATTGCATATAAAGGCGCGAGTTCCATTACGTCAATGACCTTTTATCCGGATGGGAGTCTGGTTGCTTTAACCCTTGGTCGAATCAAGACCTGGGTCATTGAAATGGGGAAATCGAAATGCATGATTAAGCCTGGCGTTGAGTCTGACTTTCATACTGACGATCAGCCTTGGTGCTGTGAGCGGATGGCTCAGCTGGATTCATTCGTGCTCTCAGTCAAGGGTCAGGTCGCTAGTCAAGGCCCAAATCACCACTCAGTGCATCGGTAG